A genomic window from Helicobacter pylori includes:
- a CDS encoding phosphatidylglycerophosphatase A family protein, which yields MDKFNWHACFLTLFFSGYSKKAPGTIGSLVALLLGLPILAFSANTLFLGAIFIGLIAIAQIDKEEEETKRHDSSYIVIDELVGMWLAMAISGLSLAGVVLSFIFFRIYDITKPSLIGTIDKEVKGGLGVVADDALAGVLAGLSVLLVINILGFFNIKL from the coding sequence TTGGATAAATTTAATTGGCACGCGTGTTTTTTAACCCTTTTTTTTAGCGGATATTCTAAAAAAGCTCCTGGAACGATAGGGAGTTTAGTGGCGTTGTTACTAGGCTTACCTATTTTAGCTTTTTCGGCTAACACTTTGTTTTTAGGGGCAATCTTTATTGGGCTTATCGCTATCGCTCAAATAGACAAAGAAGAAGAAGAGACTAAAAGGCATGACAGCTCTTACATTGTGATAGACGAATTAGTGGGCATGTGGCTTGCTATGGCGATTAGCGGGTTATCGTTAGCGGGGGTGGTTTTGAGCTTTATCTTTTTTAGGATCTATGATATTACTAAGCCCTCACTCATTGGCACAATAGACAAAGAAGTTAAAGGAGGGTTAGGGGTAGTGGCTGATGACGCTTTGGCTGGCGTTTTAGCTGGGTTAAGCGTGTTATTGGTGATCAATATTTTGGGGTTTTTTAACATCAAACTTTGA
- a CDS encoding D-alanine--D-alanine ligase: MEFCVLFGGASFEHEISIVSAIALKEALKDQIKYFIFLDENHHFYLIEKSNMHSKYFAQIKEKKLPPLMLAHNGLFKNSFLGAKTIELPLMINLVHGGDGEDGKLASLLEFYRIAFIGPRVEASVLSYNKHLTKLYAKNLGVKALDHILLNEKNRANALDLIKFDFPFIVKPNSAGSSLGVSVVKEEKELAYALDGAFEYSKEVLIEPFIQGVKEYNLAGCKIKKDFYFSYVEEPNKQEFLDFKQKYLDFSRAKAPKADIPNALEEQLRENFKKLYNDLFDGAIIRCDFFVIDNEVYLNEINPIPGSLAHYLFDDFKTTLENLAQSLPKTPKIQIKNSYLLQIQKNK; this comes from the coding sequence GTGGAATTTTGCGTTTTATTTGGTGGGGCGAGTTTTGAGCATGAAATCAGCATTGTGAGCGCGATCGCGCTTAAAGAAGCATTGAAAGATCAAATTAAATATTTTATTTTTTTAGATGAAAACCATCATTTTTACTTGATTGAAAAATCCAACATGCATTCAAAATACTTCGCTCAAATCAAAGAAAAAAAATTACCCCCCCTAATGCTTGCACACAATGGTTTGTTTAAAAACTCGTTTTTAGGCGCTAAAACCATAGAATTACCTTTAATGATCAATCTTGTGCATGGGGGCGATGGCGAAGATGGGAAATTAGCGAGCTTGTTAGAATTTTATCGTATCGCTTTTATAGGCCCTAGAGTTGAAGCGAGCGTGTTGAGCTATAACAAACATTTAACCAAGCTTTATGCTAAAAATTTAGGGGTAAAGGCTTTAGATCACATTCTTTTGAATGAAAAAAACCGCGCTAACGCCCTAGATTTGATCAAGTTTGATTTTCCTTTCATTGTCAAACCTAATAGCGCCGGGAGCTCTTTAGGGGTGAGTGTTGTGAAAGAAGAAAAAGAATTAGCCTACGCTTTAGATGGCGCGTTTGAATATTCCAAAGAAGTCTTGATAGAACCCTTCATTCAAGGCGTGAAAGAATACAATTTGGCCGGTTGCAAGATCAAAAAGGATTTTTATTTTTCCTATGTTGAAGAGCCTAACAAACAAGAGTTTTTGGATTTCAAGCAAAAATATTTGGATTTTTCACGCGCCAAAGCCCCTAAAGCTGACATTCCTAACGCTTTAGAAGAACAATTGAGAGAAAATTTTAAAAAACTCTATAACGATTTGTTTGATGGCGCGATCATTCGTTGCGATTTTTTTGTCATAGATAATGAAGTGTATCTTAATGAGATCAACCCCATTCCTGGCAGTTTGGCGCATTATTTGTTTGATGATTTTAAAACAACGCTAGAAAATTTAGCCCAATCATTACCTAAAACCCCTAAAATCCAAATCAAAAACTCTTATTTGTTGCAGATCCAAAAGAATAAGTAA
- a CDS encoding alpha/beta fold hydrolase: MAKRSVAYLGSVFDISYTFIDHHSPLNALFLHGWGSSKEVMQQAFQRCFLNYNHLYVDLPGFNQSPNDEKVLETKDYANIINLFLKSVGKKAHVIFGHSFGGKVAILCENERLILLSSAGILEPKPLKVRCKILLAKIFKKLGLNLGFLRSKDAINLNQVMYETFKKVVIEDFSDHFKRCEKEVLLFWGKDDKATPLSSAQKMQTLLKKSKLFVLEGDHFFFLNQAKEIEKLMENYDHAKS, from the coding sequence ATGGCCAAACGCAGTGTCGCTTATTTAGGGAGCGTTTTTGACATTTCCTACACTTTTATAGACCACCATAGCCCTTTAAACGCCCTGTTTTTGCATGGTTGGGGGAGTTCTAAGGAAGTGATGCAACAAGCGTTTCAACGCTGTTTTTTAAATTACAACCATTTGTATGTGGATTTACCCGGTTTCAATCAAAGCCCTAATGATGAAAAAGTCTTAGAAACTAAAGATTATGCTAATATCATCAATCTATTCTTAAAAAGCGTGGGTAAAAAAGCGCATGTTATTTTTGGGCATAGTTTTGGAGGGAAAGTAGCGATCTTGTGTGAAAACGAGCGCCTTATTTTGTTGAGCAGTGCAGGGATCTTAGAGCCAAAACCTTTAAAAGTGCGTTGTAAAATCCTTTTAGCTAAAATCTTTAAAAAATTAGGCTTGAATCTAGGGTTTTTGAGGAGCAAGGACGCCATTAATCTTAATCAAGTGATGTATGAAACCTTTAAAAAAGTCGTTATTGAAGACTTTAGCGATCATTTCAAACGATGCGAGAAAGAAGTTTTATTATTTTGGGGTAAAGATGATAAAGCAACCCCCTTAAGCTCCGCTCAAAAAATGCAAACTTTATTAAAAAAAAGCAAATTATTTGTTTTAGAAGGGGATCATTTCTTTTTTTTAAACCAAGCGAAAGAGATTGAAAAACTCATGGAGAATTATGATCATGCAAAGTCCTAG
- a CDS encoding Mur ligase family protein, whose translation MQSPSWLDLAFRWLFVTGLGYYVMTLLQWYHYSVFRILTKHHKMRWHGIYFVLPLGVFILSYAFKMPFVFDFFCGVIQIPMLVIWAKRNDKPLVFTPRVKRFFIFLLLFLILHEILNIELVSLSGISLALGYLCLFVFVLSASLIFEKVLSKQYLQIAKDKIASLKNLKVIAITGSFGKTSTKNFLHQILQTTFNVHASPKSVNTLLGIASDINQNLEDSSEIYIAEAGARNKGDIKDITRLIEPHLAVIAEVGEQHLEYFKTLENICETKAELLDSKRLENAFCYSIEKIKPYAPNNAPLIDYSSLVKNIQSTLKGTSFEMLLDGVWESFETKVLGAFNAYNIALAILIAKHLGLETERIKRLVLDLNPIAHRLQLLEVNQKVIIDDSFNGNLKGMLEGIRLASLYEGRKVIVTPGLVESNTENNEILAEKINEVFDVAIITGELNSKTIASHLKKPQKILLKDKGQLENILQATTIQGDLILFANDAPNYI comes from the coding sequence ATGCAAAGTCCTAGTTGGCTGGATTTAGCGTTTCGTTGGCTCTTTGTAACAGGGCTTGGCTATTATGTAATGACCTTGTTGCAATGGTATCATTACAGCGTGTTTAGGATCTTAACCAAGCATCATAAAATGCGTTGGCATGGGATTTATTTTGTGTTGCCTTTAGGGGTGTTTATCCTATCGTATGCTTTCAAAATGCCATTTGTTTTTGATTTCTTTTGCGGCGTTATTCAAATACCCATGCTCGTTATTTGGGCTAAGCGCAACGACAAGCCTCTAGTTTTCACGCCAAGGGTGAAGCGCTTTTTTATTTTTTTATTGCTATTTTTAATCTTGCATGAAATCTTAAACATAGAATTAGTTTCTTTAAGCGGAATCTCGCTCGCGCTGGGTTATTTGTGTTTATTCGTGTTCGTTTTAAGTGCTTCTTTAATCTTTGAAAAAGTCTTATCCAAGCAGTATTTGCAAATCGCTAAAGATAAAATCGCCTCTTTAAAAAATCTAAAAGTCATCGCCATTACCGGGAGTTTTGGGAAAACCAGCACCAAAAATTTCTTGCATCAAATCTTGCAAACCACATTCAATGTGCATGCAAGCCCTAAAAGCGTCAATACCCTTTTAGGCATTGCAAGCGACATTAACCAAAATTTAGAGGATAGTAGCGAAATTTATATCGCTGAAGCCGGGGCAAGGAATAAGGGCGATATTAAAGACATCACCCGCCTCATTGAACCGCACCTTGCCGTGATCGCAGAAGTGGGCGAACAGCATTTAGAATATTTTAAAACTTTAGAAAATATTTGCGAGACTAAAGCGGAATTATTAGATTCAAAACGCTTAGAAAACGCCTTTTGTTACTCCATAGAAAAAATCAAACCCTATGCCCCTAATAACGCCCCTTTAATAGATTATTCTAGCCTGGTTAAAAACATCCAATCCACTTTAAAAGGCACTTCTTTTGAAATGCTTTTAGACGGCGTTTGGGAAAGTTTTGAAACGAAAGTTTTAGGTGCATTTAACGCTTATAATATCGCTTTAGCTATTTTAATCGCCAAGCATTTAGGTTTAGAAACAGAAAGGATCAAACGGCTTGTGTTGGATCTCAACCCTATTGCCCATCGTTTGCAACTTTTGGAAGTGAATCAAAAAGTCATTATAGACGATAGCTTTAATGGGAATTTAAAAGGCATGTTAGAGGGCATTCGTTTAGCGAGCTTGTATGAAGGGCGTAAGGTCATTGTAACGCCAGGATTAGTGGAAAGCAATACAGAAAACAATGAAATTTTAGCGGAAAAAATCAATGAAGTCTTTGATGTCGCTATCATCACAGGGGAGTTAAATTCTAAAACGATTGCATCCCATTTAAAGAAACCTCAAAAAATCTTACTCAAAGATAAGGGGCAATTAGAAAATATCTTGCAAGCCACTACGATTCAAGGCGATTTGATTTTATTTGCTAATGACGCCCCCAATTACATTTAG
- a CDS encoding HIT family protein: MQHLYAPWREHYLKEKVKNCVFCEISQNPTKDLENRVLYRDSDLFIVMNAYPYNPGHLLIIPHAHQASVELLEINTWLNMNALAPKVLKALYAYGAQGINLGLNLHRNAGAGIPEHLHMHLVPRFLGDSNFMSVVAQTRVCGIDLNETYLALKNLLEKELG, translated from the coding sequence ATGCAACATTTATACGCTCCTTGGCGCGAACATTATTTGAAAGAGAAAGTTAAGAATTGTGTTTTTTGCGAGATCTCTCAAAACCCTACAAAAGATTTAGAAAACAGAGTGCTTTATAGAGATAGTGATCTTTTTATCGTGATGAACGCCTACCCTTATAACCCAGGGCATTTGTTGATCATTCCCCATGCGCATCAAGCGAGCGTGGAACTTTTAGAGATTAACACTTGGTTGAACATGAATGCATTAGCGCCTAAAGTATTAAAAGCGTTGTATGCTTATGGCGCTCAAGGGATCAATTTAGGTTTGAATTTGCACAGAAACGCCGGAGCAGGGATCCCAGAGCATTTGCACATGCATTTAGTGCCTAGGTTTTTAGGGGATAGCAATTTTATGAGTGTTGTCGCTCAAACCAGAGTGTGCGGGATTGATTTGAATGAAACTTATCTCGCATTAAAAAATTTATTAGAAAAGGAGCTTGGTTGA
- a CDS encoding ribose-phosphate pyrophosphokinase — MKACGFKTKMRGFKIFSGSAHPAFGKEVSKHLGIPLSKAMIGKFSDGEINIQISESVRGKDIFIIQPTCVPVNDNLMELLVMVDALRRSSANSITAVLPYFGYARQDRKAAPRVPITAKMVANLMQEVGIERIITMDLHAGQIQGFFDVPVDNLYGSIVFRDYIRSKALKNPVIASPDVGGVTRARYFANQMGLDLIIVDKRREKANESEVMNIIGSAKERDVILVDDMIDTAGTICKAALALKEQGATSVMALGTHAVLSGNAIKRIKESALDEVVVTNSIPLAQKCDKITTLSVAPLFAEVIRRIYHNESVQSLFT; from the coding sequence ATGAAAGCGTGTGGGTTTAAAACAAAGATGCGTGGGTTTAAGATTTTTTCAGGGAGCGCTCACCCTGCCTTTGGTAAGGAAGTGTCAAAGCATTTAGGCATTCCTTTATCCAAAGCGATGATCGGGAAATTCAGCGATGGCGAAATCAATATCCAAATCAGCGAATCGGTGCGCGGTAAAGATATTTTTATTATCCAGCCCACTTGCGTGCCTGTGAATGACAATTTAATGGAATTGTTAGTCATGGTAGATGCTTTAAGGCGCAGTTCGGCCAATTCTATCACGGCGGTGTTGCCGTATTTTGGCTATGCAAGACAGGACAGAAAAGCGGCTCCAAGAGTGCCTATCACGGCTAAAATGGTCGCTAATTTGATGCAAGAAGTGGGGATTGAAAGGATCATCACGATGGATTTGCATGCCGGGCAAATCCAAGGCTTTTTTGATGTGCCGGTGGATAATTTATACGGCTCTATCGTTTTTAGAGATTATATCCGCTCTAAAGCGCTCAAAAACCCCGTGATCGCTAGCCCTGATGTGGGTGGGGTTACAAGGGCTAGGTATTTTGCTAATCAAATGGGCTTGGATTTAATCATCGTGGATAAGCGCCGTGAAAAAGCCAATGAAAGCGAAGTGATGAACATTATCGGCTCTGCCAAGGAGCGAGATGTGATTTTAGTAGATGACATGATTGATACGGCAGGCACGATCTGTAAAGCCGCTTTGGCTTTAAAAGAGCAAGGGGCGACTTCTGTGATGGCGTTAGGCACGCATGCGGTTTTGAGCGGGAATGCAATCAAGCGCATTAAAGAAAGCGCGTTAGATGAAGTGGTGGTAACTAATTCCATTCCTTTGGCTCAAAAATGCGACAAAATCACCACTTTAAGCGTAGCTCCTTTATTTGCAGAAGTCATTAGAAGGATTTATCATAACGAAAGCGTTCAATCGCTCTTCACTTAA
- a CDS encoding FtsW/RodA/SpoVE family cell cycle protein: MADKRIWMHFDLLPFVFIIPLLVVSFVLIFESSTVLSLKQGIYYTIGFALFWIVFFIPFRKLDRWLFVFYWACVILLALVDFVGSSKLGAQRWLVIPFTSITLQPSEPVKIAILLLLAHLIKINPPPFKGYDWGMFLKLSFYICLPAALILKQPDLGTALIVLIMGFGILLIVGLRTRVWLPLLIALTVASPIAYHFLHDYQKKRISDFLSEKPNYHVMQSIIAIGSGGFLGKSKEASTQTKFKFLPIATSDFIFAYFVERFGFLGAILLFAIYIGLTLHLFFYMFESNSDWFLKIVALGISILIFVYSSVNIAMTLGLAPVVGIPLPLFSYGGSSFITFMILFGILENLLAFRYIFGYNSKPSFGNFGFLAQLVRALGS; the protein is encoded by the coding sequence ATGGCAGACAAAAGGATTTGGATGCATTTTGATCTTTTGCCTTTTGTGTTTATCATCCCCTTATTGGTGGTTTCTTTTGTATTGATTTTTGAGAGCAGCACGGTTTTGAGCTTGAAGCAAGGGATTTATTACACAATAGGGTTTGCGCTCTTTTGGATCGTGTTTTTTATCCCTTTCAGGAAGCTCGATCGGTGGCTTTTTGTGTTTTATTGGGCATGCGTTATTTTGTTAGCGTTAGTGGATTTTGTGGGATCGAGCAAGCTTGGGGCGCAACGATGGCTAGTCATTCCCTTTACTTCTATCACCCTACAGCCCAGCGAACCCGTGAAAATCGCCATTCTTTTATTGTTGGCGCATTTGATTAAAATCAACCCACCCCCTTTTAAGGGCTATGATTGGGGCATGTTTTTAAAGCTTAGTTTTTACATTTGCTTACCGGCGGCTTTGATTTTAAAACAGCCTGATTTAGGCACGGCTCTTATTGTGCTAATCATGGGGTTTGGGATTTTATTGATCGTGGGTTTAAGGACTAGGGTGTGGCTCCCTCTTTTAATCGCTTTAACGGTGGCTTCGCCTATCGCTTATCATTTTTTGCATGATTACCAAAAAAAGCGTATTTCAGACTTTCTTTCTGAAAAGCCTAATTACCATGTTATGCAATCCATTATCGCTATTGGCTCAGGCGGTTTTTTAGGCAAATCCAAAGAAGCTTCCACTCAAACCAAATTCAAATTTTTGCCTATTGCAACGAGCGATTTTATTTTTGCTTACTTCGTGGAGCGTTTTGGGTTCTTAGGGGCTATATTGCTTTTTGCGATTTATATAGGCTTAACTTTGCATTTATTTTTTTATATGTTTGAGAGCAACAGCGATTGGTTTTTGAAAATTGTAGCCCTTGGGATTTCTATTTTAATCTTTGTTTATTCCAGCGTGAATATCGCCATGACTTTAGGGTTAGCCCCTGTGGTAGGCATTCCCTTACCCTTATTCAGCTATGGGGGGAGTAGTTTTATCACTTTTATGATCTTGTTTGGGATCTTAGAAAACCTGCTTGCTTTTCGCTATATTTTTGGATACAATAGCAAACCGTCCTTTGGGAATTTTGGATTCTTAGCTCAGCTGGTCAGAGCGCTCGGCTCATAA
- a CDS encoding YcjF family protein: MWRICALKRLLVGLKRERELLSFTKKWNIPTIVVFTNTQAEAGDAFVQETQTIINEEWGFKDSIRAYVRVNSVAFSFRGLKVPVEGLEELVDETKKCLSDAIKNKKNHFLRIQKVKIQTRKQAMIEECKTIIHVASGAAGAVGLIPIPFSDALAIAPIQAGMIYKMNDAFGVDLDKTLATSLITGLLGVTAVAQVGRTIVNGFLKFIPIVGSVSGSATAAIITEGIGFAYLKVLEKCFNDETGEVNLPEIDMITSLFKESYFSLDSIKQLKP, from the coding sequence ATGTGGCGTATTTGTGCGTTAAAGAGACTTCTGGTAGGGTTGAAGAGAGAGAGAGAGCTATTAAGCTTTACTAAAAAATGGAATATCCCAACGATTGTCGTTTTCACAAACACTCAAGCCGAAGCCGGCGATGCATTTGTCCAAGAAACTCAAACAATCATCAATGAAGAATGGGGGTTTAAAGATTCCATTAGAGCCTATGTGAGGGTTAATTCCGTTGCATTTTCATTTAGGGGGTTGAAAGTCCCTGTTGAAGGTTTAGAAGAATTGGTAGATGAAACGAAAAAATGCCTTTCAGACGCTATAAAAAATAAGAAAAACCATTTTTTGCGTATTCAAAAGGTTAAGATCCAAACAAGAAAACAAGCTATGATAGAGGAATGCAAGACCATTATCCATGTTGCATCAGGCGCTGCAGGAGCGGTTGGGCTTATCCCCATACCCTTTAGCGATGCACTCGCTATTGCGCCCATTCAAGCAGGAATGATCTATAAAATGAATGACGCTTTTGGAGTGGATTTGGATAAAACTTTAGCCACAAGTTTGATCACAGGGTTGTTAGGCGTAACCGCTGTCGCGCAAGTAGGGAGAACGATCGTTAATGGTTTCCTTAAATTCATTCCTATTGTGGGGAGTGTTTCAGGGAGTGCAACCGCTGCCATTATCACAGAAGGCATTGGGTTTGCGTATTTGAAAGTGCTAGAAAAATGCTTTAATGATGAGACGGGTGAAGTCAATTTGCCTGAAATTGATATGATAACTTCTCTCTTTAAGGAGAGTTATTTCAGTTTGGATTCAATCAAACAATTAAAACCATAA
- a CDS encoding GTPase, whose amino-acid sequence MEHDGYNKLNGILRGFLGDSFTLDGKEGGLNMSKMLEFIKKEKPKMNILLMGATGVGKSSLINALFREEIAKTGVGKPITQHLEKYIDEKKGLILWDTKGIEAKDYHDTVQSVQKEMEESFEKLDEKEAIDVAYLCVKETSGRVEERERAIKLY is encoded by the coding sequence ATGGAACACGACGGATATAATAAATTGAACGGCATTTTGCGTGGATTTTTAGGCGACTCATTCACGCTTGATGGGAAAGAGGGAGGATTGAACATGAGCAAGATGCTTGAATTCATCAAAAAGGAAAAACCCAAGATGAATATTTTGCTCATGGGGGCTACTGGGGTGGGTAAAAGCTCGCTCATTAACGCTCTATTTCGTGAAGAAATCGCTAAAACAGGCGTAGGAAAGCCTATCACTCAGCATCTTGAAAAATACATTGATGAAAAGAAAGGCTTGATTTTGTGGGACACTAAAGGCATTGAAGCTAAAGATTACCACGACACCGTGCAAAGCGTTCAAAAAGAAATGGAAGAGTCTTTTGAAAAGCTTGATGAAAAAGAGGCTATTGATGTGGCGTATTTGTGCGTTAAAGAGACTTCTGGTAGGGTTGAAGAGAGAGAGAGAGCTATTAAGCTTTACTAA
- a CDS encoding RluA family pseudouridine synthase — MQKVFIAPKNYKRIDEFLAKELQISKNQVLNLIKEGLVFCQKKEVKKGGLALKEGDAIALLTPKITPKPLKKELDLEIEVIFEDDDLLVLNKPPNLVVHKAPSVKEPTLVDWLKSKNYQLSNLGSKERYGIVHRLDKDTSGGIVIAKNNFTHVHLSEQLKTKMMGRYYIALLSTPLSRKEEKMSVECYLARNPNNRLKMMAIKNEKGRYSKSEFTSLLTSQNNFNLIGAKLYTGRTHQIRAHLEYLNRHIIGDNLYGLNEALLKEEIRIMLHAYLIEFKHPRSEQKLRFKVPLLKDMLEYLKKIFDKENLDEVLDEEKILHAFSAK, encoded by the coding sequence ATGCAAAAAGTTTTCATCGCCCCCAAAAATTACAAACGCATTGATGAATTTTTAGCCAAAGAATTGCAAATTTCTAAAAATCAGGTATTGAATTTAATTAAAGAGGGGTTGGTGTTTTGTCAAAAAAAGGAGGTCAAAAAGGGGGGATTAGCCTTAAAAGAGGGCGATGCAATCGCGCTTTTAACGCCTAAAATTACGCCAAAACCCTTAAAAAAAGAGCTTGATTTAGAAATAGAAGTCATTTTTGAAGATGACGATTTGTTAGTATTGAATAAGCCCCCTAATCTAGTCGTCCATAAAGCCCCAAGCGTGAAAGAACCTACTTTAGTGGATTGGTTAAAATCTAAAAATTACCAGCTTTCTAATCTAGGCTCTAAAGAGCGCTATGGGATTGTGCATCGTTTGGATAAAGACACAAGCGGAGGGATTGTCATTGCTAAAAACAATTTTACCCATGTTCATTTGAGCGAACAACTCAAAACTAAAATGATGGGGCGCTACTATATCGCCTTGCTTTCAACGCCCTTAAGCCGTAAGGAAGAAAAAATGAGCGTGGAATGTTATTTGGCAAGAAACCCCAATAACCGCCTAAAAATGATGGCGATTAAAAACGAAAAAGGCCGTTATTCTAAAAGCGAATTTACTAGCTTGCTGACTTCTCAAAATAACTTCAATTTGATAGGGGCTAAATTATACACCGGGCGCACGCACCAGATCAGAGCGCATTTAGAATATTTAAACAGACACATCATAGGCGATAATCTTTACGGGCTTAATGAAGCGCTCCTTAAAGAAGAAATAAGAATCATGCTGCATGCCTATTTGATAGAGTTCAAACACCCTAGAAGCGAGCAAAAACTGCGCTTTAAAGTTCCCCTATTAAAGGATATGTTAGAATATCTTAAAAAAATTTTTGACAAGGAGAATTTAGATGAGGTCTTGGATGAAGAAAAAATACTTCATGCTTTTAGTGCAAAGTAG
- a CDS encoding fibronectin type III domain-containing protein, whose protein sequence is MKKKYFMLLVQSSVVLAIFIGCSSTRNHTFSALNNKENIDTKLPVVHSVKTINDVSSVGFEWPKIDDTYDIDGFILYRLKKDSQLKRIATIKNPYATHYYDEGLETESSYTYQIATYKADKVSNLSEPISVKTSFINPVESVFASLEYPKSVKVFWSPHPNPSVSKYIIQRQNKDGKFVSVGAVRNRLFVEFFDKDLEDGKKYRYQVVAENFMGDKSRPSIIVEGKTKDLPKEITNVRVSQNLTRQIELSWDKSPEEDVVAYRIYASNNRNDKYKFIAQTTNTSYVDKIEKDNLARYYKVVALDKTHLEGALPKEPAMGETADRPEAPVIVKGAIQDSSALIQWENNPSAKIATYAVYRFEANSKTPLRFGNITKNQFVDKDMKVGVPYRYQVVSVDKDGLESHPSKEVRLFLER, encoded by the coding sequence ATGAAGAAAAAATACTTCATGCTTTTAGTGCAAAGTAGTGTGGTATTAGCGATTTTTATAGGATGTTCTTCTACCAGGAATCATACTTTTTCAGCCCTTAACAATAAAGAAAATATAGACACAAAGCTACCGGTAGTCCATTCTGTTAAAACCATTAACGATGTGAGTTCAGTGGGCTTTGAATGGCCTAAAATTGATGACACTTACGATATTGACGGGTTTATTTTATATCGCTTGAAAAAAGACTCCCAGCTCAAAAGAATCGCTACCATTAAAAACCCTTATGCGACCCACTATTATGATGAGGGGCTAGAAACAGAGAGTTCTTACACTTATCAGATCGCCACTTACAAAGCCGATAAAGTCTCTAACCTTTCAGAGCCTATTTCAGTCAAAACCTCTTTTATCAATCCCGTAGAAAGCGTGTTTGCAAGCCTTGAATACCCTAAAAGCGTGAAAGTTTTTTGGAGCCCGCACCCTAACCCTAGCGTTTCTAAATACATCATTCAAAGGCAAAATAAAGACGGCAAATTTGTCAGCGTGGGGGCTGTTAGAAACCGCTTGTTTGTGGAATTTTTTGATAAAGATTTAGAAGACGGGAAAAAATACCGCTACCAAGTCGTTGCAGAAAATTTCATGGGCGATAAATCTAGGCCTAGCATCATAGTGGAGGGAAAAACCAAAGATTTACCCAAAGAAATCACTAATGTCAGAGTGAGTCAAAACCTCACGCGACAAATTGAATTGAGTTGGGATAAATCCCCAGAAGAAGATGTGGTGGCTTATCGCATTTACGCTTCCAATAACCGCAACGATAAATACAAATTCATCGCTCAAACCACCAACACTTCCTATGTGGATAAGATAGAAAAAGACAACCTCGCTCGTTATTATAAAGTCGTCGCCCTAGACAAAACGCACCTTGAAGGGGCTTTACCCAAAGAGCCTGCAATGGGTGAGACCGCTGACAGGCCTGAAGCCCCTGTTATCGTCAAAGGGGCTATTCAAGACTCTTCAGCCCTAATCCAGTGGGAAAACAACCCAAGCGCTAAGATAGCCACTTACGCGGTGTATCGTTTTGAAGCCAACTCCAAAACCCCTTTGCGTTTTGGGAATATCACCAAAAACCAATTCGTGGATAAGGACATGAAAGTGGGTGTGCCTTATCGCTATCAAGTAGTGAGCGTGGATAAAGATGGTTTAGAATCGCACCCCAGCAAAGAAGTGCGTTTGTTTTTAGAGCGCTAA